The following are encoded in a window of Sminthopsis crassicaudata isolate SCR6 chromosome 3, ASM4859323v1, whole genome shotgun sequence genomic DNA:
- the NDUFS5 gene encoding NADH dehydrogenase [ubiquinone] iron-sulfur protein 5 — protein sequence MPFFDVQGRLGLNADRWMTIMSAEQPYKMPARCHAFEKEFIECAHGIGITRAKKECKLEYEDFIECLHRRKTIERLGTVMRQKEKLMKEGKYTPPPHHAGKEEPRS from the exons ATGCCATTTTTTGACGTTCAAGGCCGACTGGGCCTCAATGCTGACAGATGGATGACAATTATGAGTGCTGAGCAACCTTACAAAATGCCAGCCCGATGCCATGCTTTTGAGAAGGAATTCATTGAGTGTGCCCATGGAATTGGTATAACCCGAGCCAAGAAAGAATGCAAACTGGAATATGAGGATTTCATTGAATGTTTGCATAGGCGGAAAACG ATAGAACGTTTGGGAACAGTCATGAGGCAGAAGGAGAAGCTAATGAAAGAAGGGAAGTATACTCCTCCACCTCACCACGCAGGCAAGGAAGAGCCAAGGTCTTGA